The following are from one region of the Streptomyces tuirus genome:
- a CDS encoding methyltransferase, whose amino-acid sequence MSNPPWSQELLDKSDLITPMAIRVAATLGLSDHMAAGAVTVRTLAREADVDAIALGRLLGHLVNAGIYRRLPDGAYEPTDLGALLRDDVPQSGRDWLRLDGPTGRGEAAVFRLLDAVRSGGPVYSALYGQEFWTDVESDGALAEAFARRMAASMRWVVPELLAQGDWRSVRHVVDVGGGSGDLLAAVVDATPGARGTLLDLEAPAAAAERDFADAGLQERCRAVVGSFFDPLPADGDVYLLSNVLLNWPDDRAAEILQRCAEALRPGGRVMVLEGLLDVQTDQTDLDLRMLIYLGGRMRTTAQLRELAAGAGLALRRVVDLGPVRSLVELTRA is encoded by the coding sequence GTGAGCAATCCCCCGTGGTCGCAGGAGTTACTGGACAAGAGCGACCTGATCACCCCCATGGCCATCAGGGTGGCCGCCACCCTCGGGCTCTCGGACCACATGGCCGCCGGAGCGGTCACGGTCCGGACGCTGGCCCGCGAGGCGGACGTGGACGCGATCGCCCTGGGCCGTCTCCTCGGTCACCTGGTGAACGCCGGGATCTACCGCAGGCTCCCCGACGGGGCCTACGAACCGACGGACCTCGGTGCCCTGTTGCGCGACGACGTCCCCCAGTCGGGCCGTGACTGGCTCCGCCTGGACGGCCCCACCGGCCGGGGCGAGGCCGCGGTGTTCCGCCTGCTCGATGCCGTGCGCTCCGGCGGACCGGTCTACTCCGCCCTGTACGGGCAGGAGTTCTGGACGGACGTCGAGTCGGACGGCGCGCTCGCCGAGGCCTTCGCCCGGCGGATGGCGGCCAGTATGCGCTGGGTCGTTCCCGAGCTGCTGGCCCAGGGCGACTGGCGGTCCGTGCGGCACGTCGTCGACGTGGGCGGCGGCAGCGGTGACCTGCTCGCCGCCGTGGTCGACGCCACCCCGGGCGCCCGGGGCACACTGCTCGACCTGGAGGCGCCCGCGGCCGCGGCCGAGCGGGACTTCGCGGACGCCGGACTCCAGGAGCGCTGCCGTGCGGTGGTCGGCAGCTTCTTCGATCCGCTGCCCGCCGACGGCGACGTGTACCTGCTGTCCAACGTCCTGCTCAACTGGCCCGACGACCGTGCGGCCGAGATTCTTCAGCGCTGCGCCGAAGCCCTTCGTCCGGGCGGCCGCGTCATGGTCCTCGAGGGCCTGCTCGATGTGCAGACCGACCAGACGGATCTGGACCTGCGGATGCTCATCTACCTGGGCGGCCGGATGCGCACCACCGCGCAACTGCGCGAACTGGCCGCCGGTGCCGGGCTCGCACTGCGCCGCGTCGTCGACCTGGGGCCGGTGCGCTCGCTCGTCGAACTCACGCGGGCCTGA
- a CDS encoding FAD-dependent oxidoreductase has protein sequence MRAAALRGRLDGDLVLPDERGFALARQLQNTEYDTIEPSAVAYCASERDVALCVRHAREQGVRLHIRGGGHSFNGWSTGEGLVADLSRMNHVVAEGPVVRLGAGVQSLDALDALRTQGRQIVTGTFPTVAAGGFLTGGGIGWQTRRFGLGSDRVAAARVVLADGRTVRCSPTEEPDLYWASRGGGGGTFGVVTEFEVRSIDVPAMTGFETLWAYDDAVEVLTAWQEWAVDGPDELGTSLVVLPGMFGPGGRPVVRVWGAHLGPDQALHEGLDELAERAGCKPLSRTVGARNGFAEVMHEALCGSKPVSQCRRTGTGPEAEGHRHPYTRQSYRLTGRSATRAESAALLDAWDPALDAVGQERYLLCIALGGAANRVPSGATAYAHRDARFLIGYQFACREAEADPAAPARLTALADRAAAALAPLACGSYINFPSSRVGGDWETEYFGANRFRLRAVKRAYDPEDFFRHAQSIGGAPTTEVES, from the coding sequence ATGCGGGCGGCGGCGCTGCGGGGTCGGCTCGACGGGGACCTGGTTCTGCCGGACGAGAGGGGCTTCGCCCTGGCCCGGCAGCTGCAGAACACCGAGTACGACACGATCGAGCCGTCGGCCGTCGCGTACTGCGCCTCCGAGCGGGATGTCGCGCTGTGCGTGCGGCACGCCCGGGAGCAGGGGGTGCGGCTGCACATCCGGGGCGGCGGACACAGCTTCAACGGCTGGTCGACCGGCGAGGGGCTGGTCGCCGACCTGTCGCGGATGAACCACGTCGTCGCCGAGGGGCCCGTGGTGCGGCTCGGGGCGGGCGTCCAGTCGCTGGACGCGCTGGACGCTCTGCGGACCCAGGGGCGCCAAATCGTCACCGGGACCTTTCCCACGGTCGCCGCGGGCGGATTCCTGACCGGCGGCGGGATCGGCTGGCAGACGCGGAGATTCGGGCTGGGCAGCGACCGCGTCGCCGCGGCGCGCGTCGTGCTCGCGGACGGCAGGACCGTCCGCTGCTCGCCCACCGAGGAGCCCGATCTGTACTGGGCCTCGCGCGGCGGGGGCGGCGGCACCTTCGGGGTGGTCACGGAGTTCGAGGTGCGGTCGATCGACGTGCCCGCCATGACCGGCTTCGAGACGCTGTGGGCGTACGACGACGCCGTGGAGGTGCTGACGGCCTGGCAGGAGTGGGCCGTGGACGGCCCCGACGAGCTCGGCACCTCCCTGGTCGTGCTGCCGGGCATGTTCGGGCCCGGCGGGCGTCCGGTGGTCCGGGTCTGGGGGGCGCACCTGGGTCCGGACCAGGCCCTGCACGAGGGGCTGGACGAACTGGCGGAGCGGGCCGGGTGCAAGCCGCTGAGCAGGACTGTCGGTGCGCGGAACGGATTCGCCGAGGTGATGCACGAGGCGCTGTGCGGCTCGAAGCCGGTGTCCCAGTGCCGTCGTACGGGAACCGGGCCCGAGGCCGAGGGGCACCGCCACCCGTACACCCGGCAGAGTTACCGGCTCACCGGCCGGTCCGCGACCCGGGCGGAATCCGCGGCACTGCTCGATGCCTGGGACCCCGCACTCGACGCGGTGGGCCAGGAGCGCTATCTGCTGTGCATCGCGCTGGGTGGAGCGGCGAACCGGGTGCCGAGCGGCGCCACCGCCTACGCACACCGGGACGCCCGGTTCCTGATCGGCTATCAGTTCGCCTGCCGGGAGGCGGAGGCGGACCCGGCGGCACCGGCGCGGCTCACCGCGCTGGCGGACCGTGCTGCCGCCGCACTCGCGCCGCTCGCTTGCGGCTCGTACATCAACTTCCCCAGCTCGCGGGTGGGCGGGGACTGGGAGACGGAGTACTTCGGCGCGAACCGTTTCCGGCTGCGCGCCGTGAAGCGGGCCTACGACCCGGAGGACTTCTTCCGGCACGCGCAGAGCATCGGCGGTGCCCCGACGACCGAGGTGGAGTCATGA
- a CDS encoding MarR family winged helix-turn-helix transcriptional regulator, with product MDTSTQPSPRAADLLDAVGPAFSRLRRAQALNVEKQVSRKDFTRTLVLNIVQDGPDQEGQEITVGVVGERLAVDPSVASRMVSDCISAGYLIRAASQRDGRRTILQLTPEGHETLARFRRHQRAAFERITQDWPEEERLEFARLLIKYVDSVGELQHESGSA from the coding sequence ATGGACACTTCGACTCAGCCCTCGCCGCGGGCAGCGGATCTGCTCGACGCTGTCGGTCCCGCCTTCTCCCGGCTGCGGCGCGCGCAGGCGCTGAACGTGGAGAAGCAGGTGTCCCGCAAGGACTTCACCAGGACGCTGGTCCTCAACATCGTTCAGGACGGGCCCGACCAGGAGGGCCAGGAGATCACCGTCGGTGTCGTGGGCGAGCGCCTCGCCGTAGACCCCTCCGTGGCCAGCCGGATGGTCTCCGACTGCATCTCCGCCGGCTATCTGATCCGTGCGGCCTCGCAGCGCGACGGCCGCCGCACGATCCTGCAGCTCACCCCGGAGGGGCACGAGACGCTCGCCCGTTTCCGCCGCCACCAGCGTGCGGCCTTCGAGCGCATCACCCAGGACTGGCCGGAGGAGGAGCGGCTCGAATTCGCCCGCCTCCTCATCAAGTACGTCGACTCCGTGGGCGAGTTGCAGCACGAGTCGGGCTCCGCCTGA
- a CDS encoding FAD-dependent oxidoreductase yields the protein MTSASELSGSAPVLIVGGSLVGLSTAVFLARHGVRCTLVERHPGTSVHPRAVGYYPRTGELLRQAGVEDAAVREASGFATHRTRAGVTSLAGEVLFSKEELEGDDDLGDLTPSRLLLLPQDRLEPLLRDRAVELGADLRFGTELVSFAEDPEGVTAVLDDAAGGSRTFRSSYLVACDGPRSTVREALKVPRQGRGVLSRHVSIAFGANLRPVLGDRRYSVVHVKNPQVTGILVHDDTLSGGTLIVGYRPEDGESLEDFTDDRCAELVGAAVGAPGTEVTIRSRFPWDMAEQVAESFVHGRVLLAGDAAHVIPPTGGYGANTGIADAHNLAWKLALVVGGVAGPGLLETYDAERRPVAVYTAEQGSLQLALRSGTATPEQQATVADAVTVTSGQAYRSGAVVGEPDGADLPVASDPRALRGAPGTRAPYVELLRGGEAVSTLDLFGRDFVLLTGEHGREWISAAVSASAELGLKITARRVVPGTDAGAGTLADPDGNWSARYGGLRPDGAVLVRPDGVVAWRSPGADPAGAETPVLTAVLSSVLARESRTAGR from the coding sequence ATGACCTCCGCTTCCGAACTTTCCGGCAGCGCACCCGTACTGATCGTCGGTGGCAGCCTCGTCGGGCTGTCCACCGCCGTGTTCCTCGCCCGGCACGGGGTCCGTTGCACCCTCGTGGAGCGCCATCCGGGCACGTCCGTCCATCCGAGGGCCGTCGGCTACTACCCCCGGACCGGCGAACTGCTGCGCCAGGCCGGGGTCGAGGACGCCGCCGTGCGGGAGGCGTCCGGGTTCGCCACGCACCGGACCCGTGCCGGGGTGACCTCGCTGGCCGGCGAGGTGCTGTTCAGCAAGGAGGAGCTGGAGGGCGACGACGATCTGGGCGACCTCACGCCGTCCCGGTTGCTTCTTCTGCCGCAGGACCGGCTGGAGCCGCTGCTGCGGGACCGCGCGGTGGAGCTGGGAGCCGACCTCAGGTTCGGTACGGAGCTGGTGTCCTTCGCGGAGGACCCGGAGGGGGTCACCGCCGTTCTCGACGACGCCGCCGGCGGCAGCCGTACCTTCCGCAGCTCCTACTTGGTGGCCTGCGACGGGCCGCGCAGTACCGTCCGGGAGGCGTTGAAGGTGCCCCGGCAGGGGCGCGGGGTGCTGTCCCGCCATGTGAGTATCGCGTTCGGCGCGAATCTGCGCCCGGTGCTGGGGGACCGCCGCTACAGCGTCGTCCATGTGAAGAACCCCCAGGTCACAGGCATCCTCGTGCACGACGACACCCTCTCCGGCGGCACACTCATCGTCGGGTACCGGCCCGAGGACGGCGAGAGCCTGGAGGACTTCACCGACGACCGCTGCGCCGAGCTGGTGGGGGCCGCGGTGGGAGCGCCGGGGACCGAGGTGACGATCCGCTCGCGCTTCCCCTGGGACATGGCGGAGCAGGTGGCCGAGAGCTTCGTGCACGGCAGGGTACTGCTGGCCGGGGACGCGGCACACGTGATCCCGCCCACGGGGGGCTACGGCGCCAACACCGGTATCGCGGACGCCCACAACCTTGCCTGGAAGCTCGCCCTGGTGGTCGGGGGCGTCGCGGGACCCGGCCTTCTGGAGACGTACGACGCCGAGCGACGGCCCGTGGCGGTGTACACGGCCGAGCAGGGATCCCTCCAGCTCGCGCTGCGTTCCGGCACCGCCACCCCGGAGCAGCAGGCCACCGTCGCGGACGCGGTGACGGTGACGTCGGGGCAGGCGTACCGCTCCGGCGCGGTGGTGGGGGAGCCGGACGGCGCGGACCTCCCGGTCGCCTCCGACCCGCGGGCGCTGCGCGGGGCGCCGGGCACCCGGGCGCCGTACGTGGAGCTGCTGCGGGGCGGCGAAGCGGTGTCCACGCTCGATCTCTTCGGGCGGGACTTCGTCCTGCTGACCGGGGAACACGGCCGTGAGTGGATCTCGGCGGCCGTCTCCGCCTCCGCCGAACTGGGCCTGAAGATCACCGCTCGCCGGGTGGTCCCGGGTACGGACGCCGGGGCGGGCACGCTGGCCGACCCGGACGGCAACTGGTCCGCGCGCTACGGCGGTCTGCGCCCGGACGGGGCTGTCCTGGTGAGGCCGGACGGCGTTGTCGCGTGGCGGTCGCCGGGCGCGGACCCGGCAGGCGCGGAGACCCCGGTGCTGACAGCGGTGCTGAGCAGTGTCCTCGCGCGAGAGTCCCGCACGGCCGGGCGGTAG
- a CDS encoding ester cyclase family protein, with protein sequence MTTVIPAGQRTRNAELIRELYGTLYREHRFEEAGRFFHADCVEHDPGDWRTSDRGFSALRADIDHLIAGNDRVMLFATWTGRSRSGGELRLHTAELYRIRDGRVAEHWSVVDRDVLVAHGVDGGPDRSGQPAAPGLHGPHSDTERANAELVLGAYRDVFSEHRLDLAERYYHQDYRHHNMRTDAVPDGLDAFKAFFADNIAAFPDLVTTVDHIVAADDRVMVFVTWTGTLTGAWSGGGPSGRPLEMRTCDQFRIERGKVAEHWEVVDYLALGRAGLPTP encoded by the coding sequence ATGACCACCGTGATCCCCGCCGGGCAGCGCACGCGCAACGCCGAGCTGATCCGCGAGCTGTACGGGACGCTCTATCGTGAGCACCGCTTCGAGGAGGCCGGCCGCTTCTTCCACGCCGACTGCGTCGAGCACGACCCCGGCGACTGGCGGACATCGGACCGCGGGTTTTCGGCGCTGCGCGCGGACATCGACCACCTGATCGCCGGCAACGACCGGGTGATGCTCTTCGCCACCTGGACCGGACGCTCCCGCTCAGGCGGCGAACTCCGCCTGCACACAGCCGAGTTGTATCGCATTCGGGACGGCAGGGTCGCCGAGCACTGGAGCGTGGTGGACCGTGACGTGCTCGTCGCGCACGGCGTGGACGGCGGACCGGACCGGAGCGGTCAGCCGGCCGCCCCGGGCCTGCACGGCCCGCACAGCGACACCGAGCGGGCCAACGCGGAGCTGGTGCTCGGCGCGTACCGCGACGTCTTCAGCGAGCACCGGCTGGACCTGGCCGAGCGCTACTACCACCAGGACTACCGGCACCACAACATGCGTACGGACGCGGTGCCGGACGGGCTCGACGCGTTCAAGGCGTTCTTCGCCGACAACATCGCCGCCTTTCCCGACCTGGTCACCACCGTGGACCACATCGTCGCCGCCGACGACCGGGTGATGGTCTTCGTGACCTGGACCGGCACGCTCACCGGCGCGTGGAGCGGAGGCGGGCCCTCCGGGCGGCCTCTCGAAATGCGCACCTGCGACCAGTTCCGCATCGAACGCGGGAAGGTCGCGGAGCACTGGGAGGTCGTGGACTACCTGGCCCTGGGGCGGGCCGGACTGCCGACCCCGTGA
- a CDS encoding GNAT family N-acetyltransferase, producing the protein MEIRSLDGDEPATIAALLPGFRDTMSLELPGDPPVTEALLARLFQRRHGTERIVLAAYHGGTPAGVLKLGLDLGDPSGPGHGSLWVFPGFRRRGAGRALAAAGLAALRERGREVLLADAPRAAAGERFAAELGAELIGESVRHRLRLAGPARAVLEAAAARPVPGYRLVAWQGPCPDDLVESYARAWSALEERVNGQARIRRPSADDVRAREAEAERAGHLPHVVAALPEHGESIAAYATLFVRNGPMADGGETLVLPKHRRRGLAHWLKGELLLGAVRENPRLALVQVFNDTADTAVVALNRKLGFEADSTWSTYALKA; encoded by the coding sequence ATGGAGATTCGTAGCCTCGACGGCGATGAGCCGGCGACCATTGCCGCGTTGCTTCCCGGGTTCCGGGACACCATGAGCCTGGAACTGCCGGGTGACCCGCCGGTGACGGAGGCGCTGCTGGCGCGGCTGTTCCAGCGGCGGCACGGGACGGAACGGATCGTGCTGGCCGCCTATCACGGCGGCACCCCCGCCGGCGTGCTGAAGCTGGGGCTCGATCTGGGTGACCCGAGCGGTCCGGGACACGGTTCGCTGTGGGTGTTCCCGGGGTTCCGGCGCCGCGGTGCCGGGCGGGCGCTGGCGGCCGCGGGGCTGGCGGCGCTGCGGGAGCGCGGGCGGGAGGTGCTGCTGGCGGACGCTCCCCGGGCGGCGGCCGGCGAGCGTTTTGCGGCGGAGCTCGGAGCCGAACTCATCGGCGAGAGCGTGCGCCACCGGCTCCGCCTGGCCGGGCCCGCGCGTGCGGTGCTGGAGGCCGCTGCGGCCCGGCCGGTGCCCGGCTACCGGCTGGTGGCGTGGCAGGGGCCCTGCCCCGATGACCTGGTGGAGTCCTACGCCCGGGCCTGGAGCGCCCTGGAGGAGCGGGTCAACGGCCAGGCCAGGATCCGGCGTCCCTCCGCCGACGACGTACGGGCGCGGGAGGCCGAGGCGGAGCGGGCCGGGCATCTGCCCCACGTGGTGGCGGCGCTGCCCGAGCACGGTGAGTCGATCGCCGCGTACGCGACCTTGTTCGTGCGGAACGGTCCGATGGCGGACGGCGGCGAGACGCTGGTGCTGCCGAAGCACCGGCGGCGCGGTCTCGCCCACTGGCTGAAGGGCGAACTGCTGCTCGGGGCCGTCCGGGAGAACCCCCGGCTCGCGCTGGTCCAGGTCTTCAACGACACCGCCGACACCGCCGTGGTCGCGCTCAACCGGAAGCTTGGCTTCGAGGCCGACTCGACCTGGTCGACCTATGCGCTCAAGGCCTGA
- a CDS encoding FAD-dependent monooxygenase, producing MSQSVPPGQPGHDVEITYDTDVDFDVLIVGGGPVGMLLAAELRIARVRAVVLERLPERTPHSKAFGLHARSLESLDRRGLLKRFREGARSWNNGHFAGLDEWVDFSTLDSAHGYALLSEQTRTERLLEERAAEFGAEIRRGHEVTAIRQDADGVEAEVAGPDGTYTLRARYAVGCDGGRSLVRREAGIDFPGTGGRVTARLGDVMLADRENAPMGMERTDRGLLFCVPLDDTYHRVSTFDFEADREPGAELTLEELTASLREIWGDDLGAHSPRWLSVFTDSACQADRYRAGRLLIAGDAAHTHFPVGGQGVNLGLQDAFNLGWKLAAAVHGWAPEDLLDSYDRERQAPARKVLANTRAQIALMNPDPYVTPLRELFTDLMRKEQVNRHLAEMLSGVTVRYAIDGPEHRLLGDFARDLELRTEDGVQPLPKYLKRGTGLLLDLTGDAQIGQVHEKWAAGVSWAGRLQHVRAECAEEPQLAGLLVRPDGYVAWAADRDMPEAELRESLTAAVTTWFGTV from the coding sequence ATGTCCCAGTCCGTCCCGCCAGGGCAACCCGGCCACGACGTCGAGATCACCTACGACACCGATGTCGACTTCGACGTCCTGATCGTCGGCGGCGGTCCCGTCGGCATGCTGCTCGCCGCGGAGCTCCGGATCGCGCGCGTCCGTGCGGTGGTGCTCGAGCGGCTGCCCGAGCGCACTCCGCACTCCAAGGCCTTCGGGCTGCACGCCCGCTCCCTGGAGTCTCTCGACCGGCGCGGCCTGCTCAAACGGTTCCGCGAGGGAGCCCGCTCCTGGAACAACGGCCACTTCGCGGGCCTCGACGAGTGGGTCGACTTCTCCACCCTCGACAGCGCGCACGGCTACGCCCTGCTCTCCGAGCAGACCAGGACCGAACGACTGCTGGAGGAGCGTGCCGCCGAGTTCGGCGCCGAGATCCGGCGCGGTCACGAGGTCACCGCGATACGCCAGGACGCCGACGGTGTCGAGGCCGAGGTCGCGGGCCCCGACGGCACCTACACCCTGCGCGCCCGGTACGCCGTGGGCTGCGACGGCGGTCGCAGCCTGGTCCGCCGGGAGGCCGGCATCGACTTCCCCGGCACCGGCGGCCGGGTCACCGCCCGACTCGGCGACGTGATGCTCGCCGACCGCGAGAACGCCCCCATGGGCATGGAGCGCACCGACCGCGGCCTGCTGTTCTGCGTGCCGCTGGACGACACCTACCACCGGGTCTCCACGTTCGACTTCGAGGCCGACCGCGAGCCCGGGGCAGAGCTCACCCTGGAGGAGCTGACCGCCAGCCTGCGCGAGATCTGGGGCGACGACCTCGGCGCGCACTCGCCGCGCTGGCTCTCCGTCTTCACCGACTCCGCGTGCCAGGCCGACCGCTACCGTGCGGGCCGGCTGCTGATCGCGGGCGACGCCGCCCACACCCACTTCCCGGTCGGTGGCCAGGGCGTCAACCTCGGTCTCCAGGACGCCTTCAACCTCGGCTGGAAGCTCGCCGCCGCGGTGCACGGCTGGGCTCCCGAGGACCTGCTCGACAGCTACGACCGCGAGCGCCAGGCACCGGCCCGCAAGGTGCTGGCCAACACCCGCGCGCAGATCGCGCTCATGAACCCGGACCCCTACGTCACCCCGCTGCGCGAGCTCTTCACCGACCTCATGCGCAAGGAGCAGGTGAACCGGCACCTCGCCGAGATGCTCAGCGGAGTCACCGTCCGCTACGCGATCGACGGCCCCGAGCACCGGCTGCTCGGCGACTTCGCCCGCGACCTGGAGCTGAGGACCGAGGACGGCGTCCAGCCGCTCCCCAAGTACCTGAAGCGCGGCACCGGTCTGCTCCTCGACCTGACCGGCGACGCGCAGATCGGCCAGGTCCACGAGAAGTGGGCCGCGGGCGTCTCCTGGGCCGGTCGCCTTCAGCACGTGCGGGCCGAGTGCGCCGAGGAGCCCCAGCTGGCCGGCCTGCTGGTCCGCCCCGACGGCTATGTCGCCTGGGCCGCGGACCGGGACATGCCGGAGGCGGAGCTGCGGGAATCGCTGACCGCGGCCGTCACCACCTGGTTCGGCACCGTCTGA
- a CDS encoding class I SAM-dependent methyltransferase, which translates to MPNAVCCPGSSAECSAVPSTEAATGTLLQQLVLATGPLTVLQIGCPYESFTARLAAAVSENGQGRVICCEAETVRAEAAAAAVEKAGLGRYAEVRVGRPERSLATVPGPVDLLLLGGPPESFLPLLKLVEPRMLPGAVVVAHGVRDVPTLCAEFLTHVRFSGSGYVSLPLPFDGGVEMAVRAA; encoded by the coding sequence ATGCCCAATGCCGTTTGCTGCCCAGGTTCTTCGGCCGAATGCTCCGCCGTTCCATCCACCGAAGCCGCCACCGGAACCCTCCTCCAGCAGTTGGTGCTGGCGACCGGACCGCTCACCGTGCTCCAGATCGGTTGTCCGTACGAGTCGTTCACCGCCAGGCTCGCGGCCGCGGTGAGCGAGAACGGGCAGGGCCGGGTCATCTGCTGCGAGGCGGAGACCGTACGCGCCGAGGCCGCCGCGGCGGCGGTCGAGAAGGCCGGACTCGGACGGTACGCGGAAGTACGGGTGGGCCGTCCCGAACGGTCGCTGGCGACCGTCCCCGGACCGGTCGACCTGCTGCTGCTCGGCGGCCCGCCGGAGTCCTTCCTGCCGCTGCTGAAACTGGTGGAACCCAGGATGCTGCCGGGCGCGGTGGTGGTGGCCCACGGCGTACGGGACGTGCCGACGCTGTGCGCGGAGTTCCTCACTCACGTCCGGTTCTCCGGCAGCGGCTACGTGTCGCTCCCCCTTCCCTTCGACGGAGGCGTCGAAATGGCCGTCCGCGCTGCCTGA
- a CDS encoding SDR family NAD(P)-dependent oxidoreductase, translating to MRTDLRNKVVLVTGASSGIGRATAVAYGEEGARVAITYHSNAEGARETARLVTEAGGTPLVVRYDLADERCIRDAVGRVAEEWGGIDVLVANAVVWSEAIPRPGQPVPRFEDVPPKQWQEVLRTSVDAVFHTLQAVLPWMRGRPWGRIVLIGAGLADTGKAGAGAYGAGKSALFGLMRSLAWELGPDGILVNMVVPGQTSTETVRAHVPPGFLEEKGKALPSGRMSAPGDVARAVTFLGSAANGNTNGETLRVTGGA from the coding sequence ATGAGGACGGATCTTCGGAACAAGGTCGTACTGGTCACCGGTGCGTCCTCGGGCATCGGCCGGGCGACGGCCGTGGCCTACGGGGAGGAGGGTGCCAGGGTCGCGATCACGTACCACAGCAACGCGGAGGGGGCCCGGGAGACGGCGCGGCTGGTGACCGAGGCGGGCGGGACACCGCTGGTGGTGCGCTACGACCTCGCCGACGAGCGGTGCATACGGGACGCCGTGGGACGGGTCGCCGAGGAGTGGGGCGGCATCGACGTGCTGGTGGCCAACGCGGTGGTCTGGAGCGAGGCCATCCCGCGGCCCGGGCAGCCGGTGCCGCGCTTCGAGGACGTGCCGCCCAAGCAGTGGCAGGAGGTGCTGCGTACGTCCGTCGACGCCGTGTTCCACACCCTGCAAGCGGTACTGCCGTGGATGCGCGGACGGCCGTGGGGCCGGATCGTGCTGATCGGCGCGGGCCTCGCGGACACCGGCAAGGCCGGGGCGGGGGCCTACGGCGCGGGCAAGTCCGCGCTCTTCGGGCTGATGCGCAGCCTGGCCTGGGAGCTGGGGCCCGACGGGATCCTGGTCAACATGGTCGTGCCGGGCCAGACCAGCACCGAGACCGTGCGGGCGCATGTGCCCCCGGGCTTCCTGGAGGAGAAGGGCAAGGCTTTGCCGTCGGGCCGGATGTCCGCGCCCGGGGACGTGGCCCGGGCGGTCACCTTCCTCGGCTCGGCCGCCAACGGCAACACCAACGGCGAGACGCTCCGCGTGACGGGTGGCGCCTGA